Part of the Antechinus flavipes isolate AdamAnt ecotype Samford, QLD, Australia chromosome 2, AdamAnt_v2, whole genome shotgun sequence genome is shown below.
ataatctttcaaatGCACAGGCATGACCACTGCTCAGAATTATAAGTAGttccttattgcctctaggataaaatacagtaTAAACTTATCAGCTtgacatttaaaatctttcacagTCTGATTCCAAGCTGTCTTCCTAGACTTATttagttattttcctttatgtgCTTTATATATTCCAGTCAAATGGATTGACTTAGTGTTTTTTGAACTTGTGGTTCTATTTTATGATCCTGCATCTTCACAATTTTACATAGTTTGTTCCTCATGTTCGGAACatgttttcccccattttatttcAGCCTCTTAGCTGAATCCTTCAAGACTCAATACAAGTTTTTGTGGGaagctttttctcattcttctagttgtttattctttctcctgTCTCAAAATTatcttgtcttttcttatttgtgTAAATGTATCTCTTCTGCCCCCTGTAATACTTTTTAAAGATGGACTTTTATCTGATTCTCCATTCTTGAATATAGATCAAataatatttgcttattttaattctttcctatCAAATAAAGGGGGAGGAAATAGATAATTTCTTCACTTATTAAACATgtgtttttatggaaaaaataaaaatttgtttttcaggCTGCAGAAGATGTCAATGTTACCTTTGAAGACCAACAAAAGATTAACAAATTTGCACGGAATACTAGTAGAATCACAGAactgaaggaagaaatagatgtTAAAAAGGTATTAGGAAAGTATTACGCttcatagttgaaaaaaataaatgtgattttagtgataaatattttttaattctgtgAATTCAAAAACTAAATGTAGAAATCTAGAGGAAATTGTGGTATTGATATTTTGagtaaagtttttcttttaaaatcatctttaaaatttattatttaagattttattttcatatttaatttttaattattttggggAATATAATCTTCTATAAACTGAAACTTCATGTCTCAAAATGAAAGTTACTTGTATTTGTaatagttaatttaaaaattctccttTTCAATGGCATTTTCTCTTGGCTTTATAGAAACAGCTTCAAAATTTAGAAGATGCTTGTGATGATATAATGATGATGGATGAAGATTCTTTAATGATTCCCTATCAAATCGGTGATGTTTTTATTAGCCACTCTCAAGATGAAACTCAAGAAATGTTGGAAGAAGCAAAGGTATATTGagaatatt
Proteins encoded:
- the PFDN4 gene encoding prefoldin subunit 4 translates to MAATMKKAAAEDVNVTFEDQQKINKFARNTSRITELKEEIDVKKKQLQNLEDACDDIMMMDEDSLMIPYQIGDVFISHSQDETQEMLEEAKKNLQDEIEALESRVESIQRVLADLKVQLYAKFGSNINLEADDS